One genomic segment of Labeo rohita strain BAU-BD-2019 chromosome 14, IGBB_LRoh.1.0, whole genome shotgun sequence includes these proteins:
- the sorbs2b gene encoding sorbin and SH3 domain-containing protein 2 isoform X5 codes for MPGLCDIKTPQEGEIFNMNTDSGGHVRKSATLSLTLTPMKRIQSSPNLYTLTDSESQSKDSDFWRPGSSTSDGLRNGDVWSSSLAAKGYRSVRPIFQDKKSPTPATTSTPFYTMREPPQNNSISQEHNVHSQRLLSTEDQTSCSSQAKQPYLHLPSRELERHVASLSVRINPRPQISGRRTQTLSLRPPTPPKRMDLPDSRSRPCPPLPSAAPPVPEVPVLLKQTYPGAALSSQSPSNRLRLSLDFIRPETTSPGPPSPGSEPPLGQSRCSSRTQSEASTAVLEELRACGLGPEGGTRTPSPTLSPMSAVTVNMGLHSPPTSTAHGQMTVNGGLSVPASPRSHFQRPFSPSTYPPPPSLSPSITAMQQARSTASESSTPIYANVDPPARAPQTDRKETTGKAPLYTGIGPVDESGIPVAIRTTVDRPKDWYKTMFKQIHVVPKPENEWSGSRTATDPVTRTGTTISKQDKHAAPNAVQAHPAPKTSTYRPITKSVSDNGIYGFRVPASSSLPSPLPTSASTQQRSNEREAPQRGRSTPDMNEWGPPDRKVDTRKYRAEPRSIFDYEPGKSSILEQERATSLYQPSTDRSLERPSSSASDNKRRRKSEPAAAQPRAQSSVGTTQTAVKPLELPRSSSTQRTPLTSPSSPATTRTKDQDTSRDYSYPDVGRRTPQSRRQTPDVREKLPARAIYDFKAQTAKELTFKKGETVYITRQIDNNWYEGEHHGHVGIFPISYVEKIPPSERHQPARPPPPAQSKEIGEAIARYNFNADTNVELSLRKGERVVLLRQVDKNWFEGKIPGTNKQGIFPVSYVDVVKKASVQSTGQPPGPSIPTSYSSDRLNSRPSSVRPLYNSPSPSVRPLSSSSPSPQKAAHLQAITSEWLALTLGLSSSGTPAPTPPPFPSNFQPYYEVLDSAVSPSPASSMLGRSPALTPRISTPALKEGHFIPITSPKAYMSPDPSPSPQPYLTSASFTPSPTSPIFDSSPRSSSVIEILSSQKADLAEKELQKELRKPDEADPPKLLSPIDLVLEALESPLDILPPKDPEDDLCEELVSIIKASQSKGTFKEEEGFYHLEPDVTETLPRLFIEEELNEGNSFLNEPLMSNTFTPVQPAHSEGSDIEQGEVSQNASPRLSPLSSQMSLPFTLPSSAKYSPPSPRSTPPLPGVSQSPPPSAKLFSRQDLRSPKVKPVLRRDVVVVGKPPRSPVMSRRSCGSPVRGQNFSPSHRSQRQAYVHDPLQGTGEPFQALYNYMPRNEDELELKEGDVVDVMEKCDDGWFVGTSRRTKFFGTFPGNYVKRL; via the exons ACTCTGAATCACAATCTAAAGATTCAG ATTTTTGGAGGCCCGGCAGCAGTACCAGTGATGGTCTGAGAAATGGTGACGTGTGGTCTTCTTCTCTGGCAGCTAAAGGCTACAGAAGTGTCAGGCCCATCTTTCAGGATAAAAAGTCACCTACACCA GCAACCACGTCCACACCTTTTTATACAATGAGAGAACCACCACAGAACAACAGTATCTCACAAGAGCATAATGTCCACTCCCAAAGACTGCTGTCCACAGAAGACCAAACCTCATGCTCTTCACAAGCAAAGCAGCCCTACTTACACCTTCCATCTAGGGAGCTGGAGAGACACGTAGCTTCCTTGTCCGTCCGCATTAACCCTAGGCCTCAGATATCAGGACGGCGCACACAGACACTGTCTTTGAGACCCCCTACCCCTCCTAAAAGGATGGACCTCCCGGATAGCCGCTCACGCCCCTGTCCTCCACTGCCATCTGCAGCCCCTCCAGTG CCTGAGGTGCCAGTCCTCCTCAAACAAACCTATCCCGGAGCAGCACTGAGCTCACAGTCACCGTCTAACCGGCTCAGACTCTCCCTCGATTTCATCAGACCTGAGACTACTTCTCCAGGCCCTCCCTCTCCGGGCTCAGAGCCTCCCCTGGGGCAGAGCCGCTGCTCTTCCCGCACTCAGAGCGAAGCGTCCACAGCGGTGCTGGAGGAGTTGAGGGCGTGTGGACTAGGCCCAGAGGGTGGCACTCGTACCCCTTCTCCAACCCTCAGCCCGATGAGTGCGGTCACAGTCAACATGGGGTTACACTCCCCTCCAACTAGCACCGCTCAT GGCCAGATGACTGTGAACGGGGGTCTGAGTGTGCCAGCAAGTCCTCGTAGTCACTTCCAAAGACCCTTCTCTCCCTCAACATACCCACCTCCTCCTTCACTGAGCCCTAGTATTACAGCCATGCAGCAGGCTAGAAGCACTG CCTCTGAGTCTAGCACTCCCATCTACGCCAACGTGGATCCTCCTGCACGAGCGCCGCAGACTGACAGGAAGGAAACAACAGGGAAAGCTCCGCTCTATACTGGCATCGGTCCTGTGGATGAGTCCGGGATTCCCGTTGCCATACGGACA ACCGTTGACAGGCCAAAAGACTGGTACAAGACCATGTTCAAACAGATTCATGTGGTGCCTAAACCAG AGAACGAGTGGTCTGGGTCCCGTACTGCCACAGATCCGGTTACAAGAACTGGTACAACTATTTCCAAACAAG ATAAGCATGCTGCACCTAATGCTGTTCAGGCCCATCCTGCACCTAAAACCAGCACTTACCGGCCCATCACCAAGAGTGTTTCTGATAACGGCATATATGGTTTCAGAGTGCCTGCCTCATCTTCTCTCCCTTCTCCTCTGCCAACATCAGCATCCACACAGCAGAGATCCAATGAAAGGGAGGCACCACAAAGAGGCAGGAGCACACCTGACAT GAACGAGTGGGGGCCTCCTGACAGAAAGGTGGACACGCGAAAATACAGAGCAGAGCCGAGGAGTATCTTTGACTATGAGCCGGGGAAGTCATCTATTTTAGAGCAAGAGAGAGCG ACCTCCCTGTATCAGCCATCCACAGACAGGAGCCTTGAAAGGCCATCAAG CTCTGCCAGTGATAACAAGAGGCGACGGAAATCTGAACCTGCAGCCGCCCAACCCAGGGCTCAGAGCAGTGTGGGCACAACACAAACGGCTGTCAAGCCACTAGAGCTACCCAGGAGCAGCAGTACCCAGAGGACTCCTCTCACCAGCCCCAGCTCACCTGCCACCACCAGGACTAAAG ATCAGGACACATCCAGAGATTACTCTTACCCTGATGTGGGCCGCCGCACACCACAGAGCAGGAGACAAACCCCTGATGTCAGAGAG AAACTGCCAGCCAGAGCAATATATGACTTCAAAGCACAGACAGCAAA GGAGCTGACGTTTAAGAAAGGAGAGACGGTATACATCACTCGGCAGATAGATAATAACTGGTATGAAGGAGAACACCATGGACATGTGGGCATCTTCCCCATCTCATATGTGGAG AAAATCCCTCCTTCAGAGAGACATCAGCCAGCGAGACCTCCTCCACCAGCCCAAAGCAAAGAGATTGGGGAAGCAATTGCCCGCTACAACTTCAATGCTGATACTAATGTGGAACTTTCATTACGAAAA GGCGAGCGTGTTGTTCTGTTGCGGCAGGTGGATAAGAACTGGTTTGAGGGCAAAATCCCAGGTACAAACAAACAAGGAATTTTTCCTGTGTCGTATGTGGATGTCGTTAAGAAGGCTTCAGTACAAAGTACCGGTCAACCTCCTGGGCCCAGTATACCAACCAGCTACTCCAGTGACAGACTGAATAGCAGG CCATCATCTGTACGTCCCCTCTACAACTCTCCATCCCCATCTGTCCGTCCACTCTCCTCATCCTCTCCCAGTCCGCAGAAAGCCGCACACCTTCAGGCCATCACCAGCGAGTGGCTGGCCCTCACTCTGGGTCTGTCTTCTTCAGGAACCCCTGCCCCTACACCTCCTCCCTTCCCTTCCAATTTCCAGCCATACTATGAAGTGTTGGATTCTGCCGTCTCCCCTTCTCCCGCCTCCTCCATGCTGGGCCGCTCTCCAGCCCTCACTCCCCGCATCTCCACTCCTGCTCTCAAAGAGGGTCACTTCATTCCCATCACCTCCCCAAAGGCCTACATGTCTCCCGATCCCAGCCCGTCACCTCAACCCTACCTCACCTCCGCCTCCTTCACTCCTTCACCCACCTCACCCATATTTGACTCCAGCCCCAGGTCTAGCAGTGTTATAGAGATCCTCTCCAGCCAAAAAGCAGATTTAGCCGAGAAAGAACTGCAGAAAGAACTCCGCAAACCAGACGAGGCAGACCCCCCTAAATTACTCAGCCCTATTGACTTGGTTTTAGAGGCACTCGAATCCCCGTTGGACATTCTTCCACCTAAAGACCCTGAGGACGATCTGTGTGAGGAGTTAGTGTCGATCATTAAGGCCAGCCAATCAAAGGGCACGTTCAAAGAAGAGGAGGGATTTTATCACCTAGAACCAGATGTAACAGAAACGCTTCCCAGGCTGTTTATAGAAGAGGAGCTGAATGAAGGCAACAGCTTCTTAAATGAACCCCTGATGTCAAATACATTTACTCCAGTCCAACCTGCCCATAGTGAGGGGTCAGATATTGAG CAGGGTGAAGTTTCCCAGAATGCCTCTCCACGTCTCTCTCCCCTGTCCTCACAGATGTCATTGCCTTTCACACTTCCCTCATCGGCTAAATACTCTCCCCCTTCCCCGCGCTCCACCCCCCCACTGCCTGGGGTTTCACAGTCGCCCCCTCCCTCTGCAAAACTGTTCTCTCGACAGGACCTCCGCTCCCCAAAGGTCAAG CCTGTGTTAAGGCGTGATGTTGTGGTTGTTGGTAAGCCCCCTCGTAGCCCCGTGATGTCTAGGAGGTCCTGCGGATCGCCTGTTAGAGGTCAAAACTTTTCGCCATCTCATAGG tcccAAAGACAAGCATATGTTCATGATCCGCTTCAAGGTACAGGGGAACC
- the sorbs2b gene encoding sorbin and SH3 domain-containing protein 1 isoform X2 has translation MPGLCDIKTPQEGEIFNMNTDSGGHVRKSATLSLTLTPMKRIQSSPNLYTLTDSESQSKDSDFWRPGSSTSDGLRNGDVWSSSLAAKGYRSVRPIFQDKKSPTPATTSTPFYTMREPPQNNSISQEHNVHSQRLLSTEDQTSCSSQAKQPYLHLPSRELERHVASLSVRINPRPQISGRRTQTLSLRPPTPPKRMDLPDSRSRPCPPLPSAAPPVPEVPVLLKQTYPGAALSSQSPSNRLRLSLDFIRPETTSPGPPSPGSEPPLGQSRCSSRTQSEASTAVLEELRACGLGPEGGTRTPSPTLSPMSAVTVNMGLHSPPTSTAHGQMTVNGGLSVPASPRSHFQRPFSPSTYPPPPSLSPSITAMQQARSTASESSTPIYANVDPPARAPQTDRKETTGKAPLYTGIGPVDESGIPVAIRTTVDRPKDWYKTMFKQIHVVPKPENEWSGSRTATDPVTRTGTTISKQDKHAAPNAVQAHPAPKTSTYRPITKSVSDNGIYGFRVPASSSLPSPLPTSASTQQRSNEREAPQRGRSTPDMNEWGPPDRKVDTRKYRAEPRSIFDYEPGKSSILEQERATSNLRPEDIDLENEPWYKFFAELEFGRPPPKKRLDYNPESSPRFRVETSLYQPSTDRSLERPSSSASDNKRRRKSEPAAAQPRAQSSVGTTQTAVKPLELPRSSSTQRTPLTSPSSPATTRTKDQDTSRDYSYPDVGRRTPQSRRQTPDVREKLPARAIYDFKAQTAKELTFKKGETVYITRQIDNNWYEGEHHGHVGIFPISYVEKIPPSERHQPARPPPPAQSKEIGEAIARYNFNADTNVELSLRKGERVVLLRQVDKNWFEGKIPGTNKQGIFPVSYVDVVKKASVQSTGQPPGPSIPTSYSSDRLNSRPSSVRPLYNSPSPSVRPLSSSSPSPQKAAHLQAITSEWLALTLGLSSSGTPAPTPPPFPSNFQPYYEVLDSAVSPSPASSMLGRSPALTPRISTPALKEGHFIPITSPKAYMSPDPSPSPQPYLTSASFTPSPTSPIFDSSPRSSSVIEILSSQKADLAEKELQKELRKPDEADPPKLLSPIDLVLEALESPLDILPPKDPEDDLCEELVSIIKASQSKGTFKEEEGFYHLEPDVTETLPRLFIEEELNEGNSFLNEPLMSNTFTPVQPAHSEGSDIEGEVSQNASPRLSPLSSQMSLPFTLPSSAKYSPPSPRSTPPLPGVSQSPPPSAKLFSRQDLRSPKVKPVLRRDVVVVGKPPRSPVMSRRSCGSPVRGQNFSPSHRSQRQAYVHDPLQGTGEPFQALYNYMPRNEDELELKEGDVVDVMEKCDDGWFVGTSRRTKFFGTFPGNYVKRL, from the exons ACTCTGAATCACAATCTAAAGATTCAG ATTTTTGGAGGCCCGGCAGCAGTACCAGTGATGGTCTGAGAAATGGTGACGTGTGGTCTTCTTCTCTGGCAGCTAAAGGCTACAGAAGTGTCAGGCCCATCTTTCAGGATAAAAAGTCACCTACACCA GCAACCACGTCCACACCTTTTTATACAATGAGAGAACCACCACAGAACAACAGTATCTCACAAGAGCATAATGTCCACTCCCAAAGACTGCTGTCCACAGAAGACCAAACCTCATGCTCTTCACAAGCAAAGCAGCCCTACTTACACCTTCCATCTAGGGAGCTGGAGAGACACGTAGCTTCCTTGTCCGTCCGCATTAACCCTAGGCCTCAGATATCAGGACGGCGCACACAGACACTGTCTTTGAGACCCCCTACCCCTCCTAAAAGGATGGACCTCCCGGATAGCCGCTCACGCCCCTGTCCTCCACTGCCATCTGCAGCCCCTCCAGTG CCTGAGGTGCCAGTCCTCCTCAAACAAACCTATCCCGGAGCAGCACTGAGCTCACAGTCACCGTCTAACCGGCTCAGACTCTCCCTCGATTTCATCAGACCTGAGACTACTTCTCCAGGCCCTCCCTCTCCGGGCTCAGAGCCTCCCCTGGGGCAGAGCCGCTGCTCTTCCCGCACTCAGAGCGAAGCGTCCACAGCGGTGCTGGAGGAGTTGAGGGCGTGTGGACTAGGCCCAGAGGGTGGCACTCGTACCCCTTCTCCAACCCTCAGCCCGATGAGTGCGGTCACAGTCAACATGGGGTTACACTCCCCTCCAACTAGCACCGCTCAT GGCCAGATGACTGTGAACGGGGGTCTGAGTGTGCCAGCAAGTCCTCGTAGTCACTTCCAAAGACCCTTCTCTCCCTCAACATACCCACCTCCTCCTTCACTGAGCCCTAGTATTACAGCCATGCAGCAGGCTAGAAGCACTG CCTCTGAGTCTAGCACTCCCATCTACGCCAACGTGGATCCTCCTGCACGAGCGCCGCAGACTGACAGGAAGGAAACAACAGGGAAAGCTCCGCTCTATACTGGCATCGGTCCTGTGGATGAGTCCGGGATTCCCGTTGCCATACGGACA ACCGTTGACAGGCCAAAAGACTGGTACAAGACCATGTTCAAACAGATTCATGTGGTGCCTAAACCAG AGAACGAGTGGTCTGGGTCCCGTACTGCCACAGATCCGGTTACAAGAACTGGTACAACTATTTCCAAACAAG ATAAGCATGCTGCACCTAATGCTGTTCAGGCCCATCCTGCACCTAAAACCAGCACTTACCGGCCCATCACCAAGAGTGTTTCTGATAACGGCATATATGGTTTCAGAGTGCCTGCCTCATCTTCTCTCCCTTCTCCTCTGCCAACATCAGCATCCACACAGCAGAGATCCAATGAAAGGGAGGCACCACAAAGAGGCAGGAGCACACCTGACAT GAACGAGTGGGGGCCTCCTGACAGAAAGGTGGACACGCGAAAATACAGAGCAGAGCCGAGGAGTATCTTTGACTATGAGCCGGGGAAGTCATCTATTTTAGAGCAAGAGAGAGCG ACAAGTAACTTAAGGCCAGAGGACATAGATTTAGAGAATGAGCCGTGGTATAAGTTCTTTGCTGAACTGGAGTTTGGGCGGCCG CCTCCAAAAAAACGTCTCGATTACAATCCAGAGAGCTCTCCTCGATTTCGAGTGGAg ACCTCCCTGTATCAGCCATCCACAGACAGGAGCCTTGAAAGGCCATCAAG CTCTGCCAGTGATAACAAGAGGCGACGGAAATCTGAACCTGCAGCCGCCCAACCCAGGGCTCAGAGCAGTGTGGGCACAACACAAACGGCTGTCAAGCCACTAGAGCTACCCAGGAGCAGCAGTACCCAGAGGACTCCTCTCACCAGCCCCAGCTCACCTGCCACCACCAGGACTAAAG ATCAGGACACATCCAGAGATTACTCTTACCCTGATGTGGGCCGCCGCACACCACAGAGCAGGAGACAAACCCCTGATGTCAGAGAG AAACTGCCAGCCAGAGCAATATATGACTTCAAAGCACAGACAGCAAA GGAGCTGACGTTTAAGAAAGGAGAGACGGTATACATCACTCGGCAGATAGATAATAACTGGTATGAAGGAGAACACCATGGACATGTGGGCATCTTCCCCATCTCATATGTGGAG AAAATCCCTCCTTCAGAGAGACATCAGCCAGCGAGACCTCCTCCACCAGCCCAAAGCAAAGAGATTGGGGAAGCAATTGCCCGCTACAACTTCAATGCTGATACTAATGTGGAACTTTCATTACGAAAA GGCGAGCGTGTTGTTCTGTTGCGGCAGGTGGATAAGAACTGGTTTGAGGGCAAAATCCCAGGTACAAACAAACAAGGAATTTTTCCTGTGTCGTATGTGGATGTCGTTAAGAAGGCTTCAGTACAAAGTACCGGTCAACCTCCTGGGCCCAGTATACCAACCAGCTACTCCAGTGACAGACTGAATAGCAGG CCATCATCTGTACGTCCCCTCTACAACTCTCCATCCCCATCTGTCCGTCCACTCTCCTCATCCTCTCCCAGTCCGCAGAAAGCCGCACACCTTCAGGCCATCACCAGCGAGTGGCTGGCCCTCACTCTGGGTCTGTCTTCTTCAGGAACCCCTGCCCCTACACCTCCTCCCTTCCCTTCCAATTTCCAGCCATACTATGAAGTGTTGGATTCTGCCGTCTCCCCTTCTCCCGCCTCCTCCATGCTGGGCCGCTCTCCAGCCCTCACTCCCCGCATCTCCACTCCTGCTCTCAAAGAGGGTCACTTCATTCCCATCACCTCCCCAAAGGCCTACATGTCTCCCGATCCCAGCCCGTCACCTCAACCCTACCTCACCTCCGCCTCCTTCACTCCTTCACCCACCTCACCCATATTTGACTCCAGCCCCAGGTCTAGCAGTGTTATAGAGATCCTCTCCAGCCAAAAAGCAGATTTAGCCGAGAAAGAACTGCAGAAAGAACTCCGCAAACCAGACGAGGCAGACCCCCCTAAATTACTCAGCCCTATTGACTTGGTTTTAGAGGCACTCGAATCCCCGTTGGACATTCTTCCACCTAAAGACCCTGAGGACGATCTGTGTGAGGAGTTAGTGTCGATCATTAAGGCCAGCCAATCAAAGGGCACGTTCAAAGAAGAGGAGGGATTTTATCACCTAGAACCAGATGTAACAGAAACGCTTCCCAGGCTGTTTATAGAAGAGGAGCTGAATGAAGGCAACAGCTTCTTAAATGAACCCCTGATGTCAAATACATTTACTCCAGTCCAACCTGCCCATAGTGAGGGGTCAGATATTGAG GGTGAAGTTTCCCAGAATGCCTCTCCACGTCTCTCTCCCCTGTCCTCACAGATGTCATTGCCTTTCACACTTCCCTCATCGGCTAAATACTCTCCCCCTTCCCCGCGCTCCACCCCCCCACTGCCTGGGGTTTCACAGTCGCCCCCTCCCTCTGCAAAACTGTTCTCTCGACAGGACCTCCGCTCCCCAAAGGTCAAG CCTGTGTTAAGGCGTGATGTTGTGGTTGTTGGTAAGCCCCCTCGTAGCCCCGTGATGTCTAGGAGGTCCTGCGGATCGCCTGTTAGAGGTCAAAACTTTTCGCCATCTCATAGG tcccAAAGACAAGCATATGTTCATGATCCGCTTCAAGGTACAGGGGAACC
- the sorbs2b gene encoding sorbin and SH3 domain-containing protein 2 isoform X4: MPGLCDIKTPQEGEIFNMNTDSGGHVRKSATLSLTLTPMKRIQSSPNLYTLTDSESQSKDSDFWRPGSSTSDGLRNGDVWSSSLAAKGYRSVRPIFQDKKSPTPATTSTPFYTMREPPQNNSISQEHNVHSQRLLSTEDQTSCSSQAKQPYLHLPSRELERHVASLSVRINPRPQISGRRTQTLSLRPPTPPKRMDLPDSRSRPCPPLPSAAPPVPEVPVLLKQTYPGAALSSQSPSNRLRLSLDFIRPETTSPGPPSPGSEPPLGQSRCSSRTQSEASTAVLEELRACGLGPEGGTRTPSPTLSPMSAVTVNMGLHSPPTSTAHGQMTVNGGLSVPASPRSHFQRPFSPSTYPPPPSLSPSITAMQQARSTASESSTPIYANVDPPARAPQTDRKETTGKAPLYTGIGPVDESGIPVAIRTTVDRPKDWYKTMFKQIHVVPKPENEWSGSRTATDPVTRTGTTISKQDKHAAPNAVQAHPAPKTSTYRPITKSVSDNGIYGFRVPASSSLPSPLPTSASTQQRSNEREAPQRGRSTPDMNEWGPPDRKVDTRKYRAEPRSIFDYEPGKSSILEQERATSNLRPEDIDLENEPWYKFFAELEFGRPPPKKRLDYNPESSPRFRVETSLYQPSTDRSLERPSSSASDNKRRRKSEPAAAQPRAQSSVGTTQTAVKPLELPRSSSTQRTPLTSPSSPATTRTKDQDTSRDYSYPDVGRRTPQSRRQTPDVREKLPARAIYDFKAQTAKELTFKKGETVYITRQIDNNWYEGEHHGHVGIFPISYVEKIPPSERHQPARPPPPAQSKEIGEAIARYNFNADTNVELSLRKGERVVLLRQVDKNWFEGKIPGTNKQGIFPVSYVDVVKKASVQSTGQPPGPSIPTSYSSDRLNSRPSSVRPLYNSPSPSVRPLSSSSPSPQKAAHLQAITSEWLALTLGLSSSGTPAPTPPPFPSNFQPYYEVLDSAVSPSPASSMLGRSPALTPRISTPALKEGHFIPITSPKAYMSPDPSPSPQPYLTSASFTPSPTSPIFDSSPRSSSVIEILSSQKADLAEKELQKELRKPDEADPPKLLSPIDLVLEALESPLDILPPKDPEDDLCEELVSIIKASQSKGTFKEEEGFYHLEPDVTETLPRLFIEEELNEGNSFLNEPLMSNTFTPVQPAHSEGSDIEQGEVSQNASPRLSPLSSQMSLPFTLPSSAKYSPPSPRSTPPLPGVSQSPPPSAKLFSRQDLRSPKVKSQRQAYVHDPLQGTGEPFQALYNYMPRNEDELELKEGDVVDVMEKCDDGWFVGTSRRTKFFGTFPGNYVKRL; the protein is encoded by the exons ACTCTGAATCACAATCTAAAGATTCAG ATTTTTGGAGGCCCGGCAGCAGTACCAGTGATGGTCTGAGAAATGGTGACGTGTGGTCTTCTTCTCTGGCAGCTAAAGGCTACAGAAGTGTCAGGCCCATCTTTCAGGATAAAAAGTCACCTACACCA GCAACCACGTCCACACCTTTTTATACAATGAGAGAACCACCACAGAACAACAGTATCTCACAAGAGCATAATGTCCACTCCCAAAGACTGCTGTCCACAGAAGACCAAACCTCATGCTCTTCACAAGCAAAGCAGCCCTACTTACACCTTCCATCTAGGGAGCTGGAGAGACACGTAGCTTCCTTGTCCGTCCGCATTAACCCTAGGCCTCAGATATCAGGACGGCGCACACAGACACTGTCTTTGAGACCCCCTACCCCTCCTAAAAGGATGGACCTCCCGGATAGCCGCTCACGCCCCTGTCCTCCACTGCCATCTGCAGCCCCTCCAGTG CCTGAGGTGCCAGTCCTCCTCAAACAAACCTATCCCGGAGCAGCACTGAGCTCACAGTCACCGTCTAACCGGCTCAGACTCTCCCTCGATTTCATCAGACCTGAGACTACTTCTCCAGGCCCTCCCTCTCCGGGCTCAGAGCCTCCCCTGGGGCAGAGCCGCTGCTCTTCCCGCACTCAGAGCGAAGCGTCCACAGCGGTGCTGGAGGAGTTGAGGGCGTGTGGACTAGGCCCAGAGGGTGGCACTCGTACCCCTTCTCCAACCCTCAGCCCGATGAGTGCGGTCACAGTCAACATGGGGTTACACTCCCCTCCAACTAGCACCGCTCAT GGCCAGATGACTGTGAACGGGGGTCTGAGTGTGCCAGCAAGTCCTCGTAGTCACTTCCAAAGACCCTTCTCTCCCTCAACATACCCACCTCCTCCTTCACTGAGCCCTAGTATTACAGCCATGCAGCAGGCTAGAAGCACTG CCTCTGAGTCTAGCACTCCCATCTACGCCAACGTGGATCCTCCTGCACGAGCGCCGCAGACTGACAGGAAGGAAACAACAGGGAAAGCTCCGCTCTATACTGGCATCGGTCCTGTGGATGAGTCCGGGATTCCCGTTGCCATACGGACA ACCGTTGACAGGCCAAAAGACTGGTACAAGACCATGTTCAAACAGATTCATGTGGTGCCTAAACCAG AGAACGAGTGGTCTGGGTCCCGTACTGCCACAGATCCGGTTACAAGAACTGGTACAACTATTTCCAAACAAG ATAAGCATGCTGCACCTAATGCTGTTCAGGCCCATCCTGCACCTAAAACCAGCACTTACCGGCCCATCACCAAGAGTGTTTCTGATAACGGCATATATGGTTTCAGAGTGCCTGCCTCATCTTCTCTCCCTTCTCCTCTGCCAACATCAGCATCCACACAGCAGAGATCCAATGAAAGGGAGGCACCACAAAGAGGCAGGAGCACACCTGACAT GAACGAGTGGGGGCCTCCTGACAGAAAGGTGGACACGCGAAAATACAGAGCAGAGCCGAGGAGTATCTTTGACTATGAGCCGGGGAAGTCATCTATTTTAGAGCAAGAGAGAGCG ACAAGTAACTTAAGGCCAGAGGACATAGATTTAGAGAATGAGCCGTGGTATAAGTTCTTTGCTGAACTGGAGTTTGGGCGGCCG CCTCCAAAAAAACGTCTCGATTACAATCCAGAGAGCTCTCCTCGATTTCGAGTGGAg ACCTCCCTGTATCAGCCATCCACAGACAGGAGCCTTGAAAGGCCATCAAG CTCTGCCAGTGATAACAAGAGGCGACGGAAATCTGAACCTGCAGCCGCCCAACCCAGGGCTCAGAGCAGTGTGGGCACAACACAAACGGCTGTCAAGCCACTAGAGCTACCCAGGAGCAGCAGTACCCAGAGGACTCCTCTCACCAGCCCCAGCTCACCTGCCACCACCAGGACTAAAG ATCAGGACACATCCAGAGATTACTCTTACCCTGATGTGGGCCGCCGCACACCACAGAGCAGGAGACAAACCCCTGATGTCAGAGAG AAACTGCCAGCCAGAGCAATATATGACTTCAAAGCACAGACAGCAAA GGAGCTGACGTTTAAGAAAGGAGAGACGGTATACATCACTCGGCAGATAGATAATAACTGGTATGAAGGAGAACACCATGGACATGTGGGCATCTTCCCCATCTCATATGTGGAG AAAATCCCTCCTTCAGAGAGACATCAGCCAGCGAGACCTCCTCCACCAGCCCAAAGCAAAGAGATTGGGGAAGCAATTGCCCGCTACAACTTCAATGCTGATACTAATGTGGAACTTTCATTACGAAAA GGCGAGCGTGTTGTTCTGTTGCGGCAGGTGGATAAGAACTGGTTTGAGGGCAAAATCCCAGGTACAAACAAACAAGGAATTTTTCCTGTGTCGTATGTGGATGTCGTTAAGAAGGCTTCAGTACAAAGTACCGGTCAACCTCCTGGGCCCAGTATACCAACCAGCTACTCCAGTGACAGACTGAATAGCAGG CCATCATCTGTACGTCCCCTCTACAACTCTCCATCCCCATCTGTCCGTCCACTCTCCTCATCCTCTCCCAGTCCGCAGAAAGCCGCACACCTTCAGGCCATCACCAGCGAGTGGCTGGCCCTCACTCTGGGTCTGTCTTCTTCAGGAACCCCTGCCCCTACACCTCCTCCCTTCCCTTCCAATTTCCAGCCATACTATGAAGTGTTGGATTCTGCCGTCTCCCCTTCTCCCGCCTCCTCCATGCTGGGCCGCTCTCCAGCCCTCACTCCCCGCATCTCCACTCCTGCTCTCAAAGAGGGTCACTTCATTCCCATCACCTCCCCAAAGGCCTACATGTCTCCCGATCCCAGCCCGTCACCTCAACCCTACCTCACCTCCGCCTCCTTCACTCCTTCACCCACCTCACCCATATTTGACTCCAGCCCCAGGTCTAGCAGTGTTATAGAGATCCTCTCCAGCCAAAAAGCAGATTTAGCCGAGAAAGAACTGCAGAAAGAACTCCGCAAACCAGACGAGGCAGACCCCCCTAAATTACTCAGCCCTATTGACTTGGTTTTAGAGGCACTCGAATCCCCGTTGGACATTCTTCCACCTAAAGACCCTGAGGACGATCTGTGTGAGGAGTTAGTGTCGATCATTAAGGCCAGCCAATCAAAGGGCACGTTCAAAGAAGAGGAGGGATTTTATCACCTAGAACCAGATGTAACAGAAACGCTTCCCAGGCTGTTTATAGAAGAGGAGCTGAATGAAGGCAACAGCTTCTTAAATGAACCCCTGATGTCAAATACATTTACTCCAGTCCAACCTGCCCATAGTGAGGGGTCAGATATTGAG CAGGGTGAAGTTTCCCAGAATGCCTCTCCACGTCTCTCTCCCCTGTCCTCACAGATGTCATTGCCTTTCACACTTCCCTCATCGGCTAAATACTCTCCCCCTTCCCCGCGCTCCACCCCCCCACTGCCTGGGGTTTCACAGTCGCCCCCTCCCTCTGCAAAACTGTTCTCTCGACAGGACCTCCGCTCCCCAAAGGTCAAG tcccAAAGACAAGCATATGTTCATGATCCGCTTCAAGGTACAGGGGAACC